A region of Carassius auratus strain Wakin chromosome 41, ASM336829v1, whole genome shotgun sequence DNA encodes the following proteins:
- the LOC113059403 gene encoding E3 ubiquitin/ISG15 ligase TRIM25-like yields MAGARVSQDEFTCSVCLDLLKDPVTIQCGHSYCKICITDCWDQEDQMRVYSCPQCRQTFSPRPALSRNTMLAEVVEKLKKTRLSDDCYAGAGDVQCDVCTGRKYKAVKSCLVCLNSYCQNHFEEHESLFRGKRHSLTEATGRLQEMICQKHEKLLDVFCCTDQKCICVLCTIIEHKHHDTVSAAAQMTETQKQLKEMQKTLQQRIQQKEKGLQQLREDLESLKRSAQTAVEDSERIFTELIRSIERSRSELIRLIRDQEKTAVSRDEERLERLEQEINDLRRRDAELEQLSHTQDHIQFLQVTHI; encoded by the exons ATGGCAGGAGCCAGAGTTTCTCAGGATGAGTTCACATGTtcagtgtgtctggatctcctgaaggatccagtgaccatccagtgtggacacagttactgtaagatctgtattacagactgctgggatcaggaggatcagatgagagtctacagctgtcctcagtgcagacagaccttcagtccgAGACCTGCTTTATCTAgaaacaccatgctggctgaagtggtggagaaactgaagaagaccagaCTCTCTGATGACTGTTacgctggagctggagatgtgcagtgtgatgtctgtactggaagaaaatacaaagccgtcaagtcctgtctggtgtgtctgAACTCTTACTGTCAGAATCACTTCGAAGAACATGAGAGTTTGTTTAGAGGAAAGAGACACAGTTTGACCGAagccactggacgactgcaggagatgatctgccagaaacatgagaagcTCCTTGATGTTTTCTGTTGTACTGAtcagaaatgtatatgtgtgcTGTGTACGATTATTGAACATAAACATCACGACACTGTATCAGCTGCAGCACAGATGACAGAGACACAG aagcagctgaaggagatgCAGAAGACActccagcagagaatccagcaaAAAGAGAAAGGTCTTCAGCAGCTGAGGGAGGATTTGGAGTCTCTTAAG cgctctgcacagacagcagtggaggacagtgagaggatctttactgagctcatccgctccattgagagaagccgctctgagctgatacgactgatcagagatcaggaaaagactgcagtgagtcgagatgaagaacgactggagcgactggagcaggagatcaatgatctgaggaggagagacgctgagctggagcagctttcacacacacaggatcacatccagttcctgcaggtaacacacatcTAG
- the LOC113059400 gene encoding tripartite motif-containing protein 16-like, which translates to MAEARISVDQNEFMCPVCLDLLKDPVTIQCGHSYCRICITDCWDREDQMRVYSCPQCRQTFSPRPALSRNTMLAEVVEKLKKKLKERKRPADCEAGDGDVQCDACTGRKYKAAKSCLMCLNSYCQNHLEQHESWFRGKRHKLTEATGRLQEMICQKHEKLLEVFCRTDQKCICVLCTMDEHKNHDTVSAAAQRTEKQKQLKETQKTLQQRIQQREKDLQQLRETVESHKRSAQTAVEDSERIFTELIRSIERSRSELIRLIRDQEKTAVSQAEERLEKLEQEINDLRRRDTELEQLSHTQDHIQFLQSFQSLSAPPESTVGNDDPYISLYTFDALRESVHQLRDKLEDFCKEELKKISDRATFTNIVPRTRNDFLQYSHQLTPDLNTVNKLLCLSENNRVITNTGIVQLYPDHPDRFDVYRQVLCRESVCGCCYWEIEWSGEEVFISVSYKSISRKGSGDECLFGSNDQSWSLICFSSSYSFRHNNIHTVLPIKPISRRIGVFVDHSVGTLSFYSVSDTMSLIHTVQTTFTQPLYPGFYVWSGSSVKLC; encoded by the exons atggcagaagccagaATTTCAGTGGATCAGAATGAGTTCATGTgtccagtgtgtctggatctcctgaaggatccagtgaccatccagtgtggacacagttactgtaggatctgtattacagactgctgggatcGGGAGGATCAGATgagagtctacagctgtcctcagtgcagacagaccttcagtccaagacctgctttatctagaaacaccatgctggctgaagtggtggagaaactgaagaagaaacTGAAGGAGAGGAAACGTCCGGCTGACTGTGAGGCTGGAGAtggagatgtgcagtgtgacgcctgtactggaagaaaatacaaaGCTGCCAAGTCCTGTCTGATGTGTCTGAACTCTTACTGTCAGAATCACCTCGAACAACATGAGAGCTGGTTTAGAGGAAAGAGACACAAATTGACAGAagccactggacgactgcaggagatgatctgccagaaacatgagaagcTCCTTGAAGTTTTCTGTCGCACTGAtcagaaatgtatatgtgtgcTGTGTACGATGGATGAACATAAAAACCATGACACTGTATCAGCCGCAGCacagaggacagagaaacag aagcagctgaaggagacacagaagacgctccagcagagaatccagcagagagagaaagatctccagcagctgagagagactgtggagtctcataag cgctctgcacagacagcagtggaggacagtgagaggatctttactgagctcatccgctccattgagagaagccgctctgagctgatacgactgatcagagatcaggaaaagactgcagtgagtcaagctgaagaacgactggagaaactggagcaggagatcaatgatctgaggaggagagacactgagctggagcagctttcacacacacaggatcacatccagttcctgcag agtttccagtctctctcagcaCCTCCTGAATCTACAGTCGGAAATGATGATCCCTACATTTCTCTCTACACTTTTGATGCtctgagagaatctgtccatcagctgagagacaaactggaggatttctgcaaagaggagctcaagaagatctcagacagag CCACATTCACCAACATTGTTCCCAGAACCAGGAAcgacttcctacaat attcccatcagctcactccggatctgaacacagtgaataaactcctctgtctgtctgagaacaacagagtgattACTAACACTGGAATAGTCCAGCtctatcctgatcatccagacagatttgatgtgtATCGTCAGGTGTtatgtagagagagtgtgtgtggatgctgttactgggagattgagtggagtggagAAGAAGTgtttatatcagtgtcatataagagcatcagcaggaagggatcGGGTGATGAATGCTTGTTTGGAtctaatgatcagtcctggagtttaaTCTGCTTTTCCTCCAGTTACTCATTCAGACACAATAACATACACACTGTTCTCCCTATAAAGCCCATCAGcaggagaataggagtgtttgtggatcacagtgtaggaactctgtccttctacagcgtttctgacacaatgagcctcatccacacagtccagaccacattcactcagccgctctatcctggCTTTTATGTTTGGTCcggatcatcagtgaaactgtgttga